One region of Termitidicoccus mucosus genomic DNA includes:
- a CDS encoding TonB-dependent receptor — protein MHNIINSIVYFPVRNKGFAPVLVFKLAALVLFAAGFASAPAQAQPAQATGAGVVEGVVYNSTNGLPVGRVKVSIKSIGEETLTDDEGRFIFINVPAGAAELEVSYLGFDSQTATLTVEAGKTATRDFQIVREGSARSRAKGDDVILLEKFEVVADQTMSAQALAMNEQRHAPNIKNVVAMEDLGNFGTENIGDYVRFLPGVAIIDDGDDAGQLVLGGFGPEFTNVQLDGGDVASTGAGTPGGAGTVSKRNLTLAEVPMVNIERVEVTKVPTPDMPASGLGGSMNLVTKSLLGTKRAYLDYQLYMNFNNKEGLSFDGGTRQPTPQTSPKNKKPSFNATFVVPMSKSLVLSAGVSRSWRSRPASDTPTETALWNLRTTEQGNASIPKDIALAQAQWSQIAQITVTENMQVGMEWKMARNDTLSLTLQAREVTTDRSTSRLAARFYQGTNFDPVGGADWTAAANPATAGGEFEMGQNGAINFREKTDNTHMTLRYKHRGPKWHIDGQAVYSHARRVKSNLGEGYFAGIYALAMERFAAGSSRKGYQLEGYGINSTESILPTSYVAKNTATGETVNQFDGGNYYLHQVRDEDGMYKTDMYSGKLDVTRIFSRHFQVKAGASFNRMIKDDWQVPLTHNFVGDSSISSDSYERKKLKYYIEDYPYLLAPGVSMNGNDVAWISPAGVYKLYQEHPEWFELSSTAIQYRAQRSKKMTEDIAAAYLRFDLRLFSNRLHAIGGVRYEKTDLDGWSVKEDPSAVYVRDPDTGLPLKNPDGSWQLITTDSAEQIRLQYQERAFHEGQSYGDFYPSLNINYSFTDNLVLRAAYARTLGRPNIQYVVNGITMPSLPTEPLEDDDPFPAITVGNPALKPWTADSFHLSLDSYHLKGGFGSVGVYRKNVSNFFQQRTFTATREDFEHYGVNSSDVDFMLENNYGIRRYINVGDARLTGLEFTYRQDLFFLPRWLQTVQVWLNYTRMKLEGSNSRDFTGFTPETLSWGVNYIRPRFTLRLTAAYQAETKSAAVSTGGDAGKYIPARTYEYQDAYTRYGLTAEYALSRAFAIYMNWSDIIGDDRIKYRRADDTPAYAQNYQRTVTPAYIMVGVKGRF, from the coding sequence ATGCATAATATTATTAACAGCATTGTTTATTTTCCTGTAAGAAATAAAGGTTTTGCCCCGGTGCTCGTTTTCAAGCTGGCCGCGCTTGTCCTTTTCGCGGCGGGTTTCGCGTCCGCGCCGGCGCAGGCCCAGCCGGCGCAGGCCACGGGTGCCGGCGTCGTCGAGGGTGTGGTATATAACTCCACCAACGGCCTCCCGGTGGGCAGGGTGAAAGTCAGCATCAAGAGCATCGGCGAGGAGACACTCACGGACGACGAGGGAAGGTTTATATTTATTAATGTGCCGGCGGGCGCGGCCGAACTCGAGGTCTCCTACCTGGGCTTCGATTCGCAAACCGCCACCCTGACCGTGGAGGCGGGGAAAACCGCCACCCGCGATTTCCAGATCGTCCGCGAGGGCTCGGCGCGCAGCCGCGCCAAGGGCGACGACGTGATCTTGCTGGAAAAGTTCGAGGTGGTGGCCGACCAGACCATGTCCGCGCAGGCCCTCGCCATGAACGAGCAGCGCCACGCGCCCAACATCAAAAACGTCGTCGCCATGGAGGACCTCGGCAACTTCGGCACCGAGAACATCGGCGACTATGTCCGCTTCCTTCCCGGCGTGGCCATCATTGACGACGGCGACGACGCCGGCCAGCTCGTGCTCGGCGGCTTTGGCCCGGAATTCACCAACGTGCAGCTCGACGGCGGCGACGTCGCCAGCACCGGCGCCGGCACGCCCGGCGGCGCCGGCACCGTCAGCAAGCGCAACCTCACGCTCGCAGAGGTGCCGATGGTGAATATCGAGCGCGTGGAAGTCACGAAAGTGCCCACGCCCGACATGCCGGCCTCGGGGCTCGGCGGCTCGATGAACCTCGTCACCAAGAGCCTGCTCGGCACGAAACGCGCCTATCTCGATTACCAGTTGTATATGAACTTTAACAACAAGGAGGGCCTGTCCTTCGACGGCGGCACCAGGCAGCCTACCCCGCAGACCTCGCCCAAAAACAAAAAGCCCTCCTTCAACGCCACCTTTGTCGTGCCGATGAGCAAATCGCTGGTTCTCAGCGCCGGCGTTTCCCGCTCCTGGCGCTCGCGCCCCGCGTCGGATACGCCGACCGAAACCGCGCTTTGGAACCTGCGCACCACCGAGCAGGGCAACGCCAGCATCCCCAAGGACATCGCGCTGGCGCAGGCGCAGTGGTCGCAAATCGCTCAGATCACCGTCACGGAAAACATGCAGGTCGGCATGGAGTGGAAGATGGCGCGCAACGACACGCTCTCGCTCACCCTCCAGGCCCGCGAGGTTACCACCGACCGTTCGACCAGCCGTCTGGCCGCCCGTTTTTATCAGGGCACCAATTTCGACCCCGTCGGCGGCGCCGACTGGACCGCCGCCGCCAACCCCGCGACGGCCGGCGGCGAGTTTGAGATGGGCCAGAACGGCGCGATCAATTTCCGCGAAAAAACGGACAACACCCACATGACGCTGCGCTACAAGCACCGCGGCCCGAAATGGCATATCGACGGGCAGGCCGTCTATTCGCACGCCAGGCGCGTCAAGAGCAATCTGGGCGAGGGCTACTTCGCGGGCATCTACGCTCTGGCTATGGAAAGATTTGCCGCCGGATCCTCCAGGAAGGGCTATCAATTGGAAGGCTACGGCATCAACTCGACCGAGAGCATTCTCCCCACCAGCTACGTCGCGAAAAACACGGCCACCGGCGAGACGGTCAACCAGTTCGACGGCGGCAACTATTACCTCCATCAGGTGCGCGACGAGGACGGGATGTATAAGACGGACATGTATTCCGGAAAACTGGATGTGACGCGCATTTTCAGCCGCCATTTCCAAGTCAAGGCCGGCGCCTCCTTCAACCGCATGATCAAGGACGACTGGCAGGTGCCGCTCACTCATAATTTCGTGGGCGATTCCTCGATCAGCTCCGATTCCTACGAAAGGAAAAAGCTGAAATATTATATTGAGGATTATCCCTACCTCCTGGCCCCCGGCGTGAGCATGAACGGCAACGATGTCGCCTGGATAAGCCCGGCGGGCGTTTATAAATTATACCAAGAGCATCCCGAATGGTTTGAATTGTCGAGCACCGCCATCCAATACCGCGCCCAACGCTCGAAAAAGATGACCGAGGACATCGCCGCCGCCTACCTGCGGTTCGATCTGCGGCTCTTCTCCAACCGGCTCCACGCCATCGGCGGCGTGCGCTATGAAAAAACCGATCTCGACGGTTGGAGCGTGAAGGAGGATCCGTCCGCGGTTTACGTGCGCGACCCCGACACCGGCCTGCCCCTGAAAAATCCCGACGGCTCCTGGCAACTGATCACCACCGACAGCGCGGAGCAGATCCGCCTGCAATACCAGGAGCGCGCCTTCCACGAGGGGCAGAGTTACGGTGATTTCTACCCCAGCCTCAACATCAACTATTCATTCACCGACAACCTCGTCCTCCGCGCCGCCTACGCCCGCACCCTCGGCCGCCCGAACATACAATACGTCGTCAACGGCATCACCATGCCCAGTCTCCCCACTGAGCCGTTGGAAGATGACGACCCCTTCCCCGCCATCACCGTCGGCAACCCCGCCCTCAAACCGTGGACGGCCGACAGTTTCCACCTCTCGCTCGACTCCTATCATCTCAAGGGCGGCTTCGGCTCCGTCGGCGTCTATCGCAAAAACGTCAGCAACTTTTTCCAGCAACGCACCTTCACCGCCACCCGCGAAGACTTCGAGCACTACGGCGTCAACAGCAGCGACGTCGATTTCATGCTCGAGAACAACTACGGCATCAGGCGCTACATCAACGTCGGCGACGCCCGCCTCACCGGGCTCGAGTTCACCTACCGGCAGGACCTGTTCTTTCTCCCTCGCTGGCTCCAGACCGTGCAAGTCTGGCTGAACTACACCCGCATGAAACTGGAGGGCTCCAATTCCCGCGACTTCACGGGTTTCACCCCCGAGACGCTCTCTTGGGGCGTGAACTACATCCGCCCGCGCTTCACCCTCCGCCTTACCGCGGCCTACCAGGCCGAGACCAAGTCCGCCGCAGTCTCCACCGGCGGCGACGCCGGCAAATACATCCCCGCCCGCACCTACGAATACCAGGACGCCTACACCCGCTACGGCCTCACCGCCGAATACGCCCTCTCCCGCGCCTTCGCCATTTACATGAACTGGAGCGACATCATCGGCGACGACCGCATAAAATACCGCCGCGCGGACGACACCCCCGCCTACGCGCAAAACTACCAGCGCACCGTCACTCCCGCCTACATCATGGTCGGCGTCAAGGGACGCTTCTGA